The following are from one region of the Streptomyces decoyicus genome:
- a CDS encoding PadR family transcriptional regulator yields the protein MALEHAILVSLLEKPGSGYELARRFERSIGYFWTATHQQIYRVLKRMESDGWLDVREVPQQARPDKKEYSVAAPGRVALSQWLHEPIEPESVRHELAVKIRGAAFDDPAALIREVERHRQAHTDRLAHYLAGERRDFTGPDAPARPDAGQELQHVVLRGGIAYERMTLDWLDDVLATLHRLGPTR from the coding sequence ATGGCGCTCGAACACGCGATCCTCGTCTCTCTGCTGGAGAAGCCGGGCTCCGGCTATGAGCTGGCCCGGCGGTTCGAGCGGTCCATCGGATACTTCTGGACCGCCACCCATCAGCAGATCTACCGCGTCCTCAAGCGCATGGAGAGCGACGGGTGGCTCGATGTGCGCGAGGTGCCGCAGCAGGCCCGGCCGGACAAGAAGGAGTACTCCGTCGCCGCCCCCGGCAGGGTCGCGCTCTCCCAGTGGCTGCACGAACCGATCGAACCCGAGAGCGTCCGGCACGAGCTCGCCGTGAAGATCCGCGGCGCGGCCTTCGACGACCCGGCCGCGCTGATCCGCGAGGTCGAGCGGCACCGCCAGGCGCACACCGACCGGCTCGCGCACTATCTCGCGGGGGAGCGGCGGGACTTCACCGGACCCGACGCCCCCGCCAGGCCCGATGCCGGGCAAGAGCTCCAGCACGTCGTGCTGCGCGGCGGCATCGCGTACGAGCGCATGACCCTCGACTGGCTCGACGACGTACTCGCCACCCTTCACCGACTCGGCCCCACGCGCTGA